GTATACCTTTTCACGTAAAACATGCTAAAATGTTAGGAGCTTCACGTGATGAGGTTATTAGTGCAGTTCTAATAGGTTTACCTGCTGCCGGAAATGTAGTGATCCAATCAATTCCAATCGCGGTATAAGTATATGATGAAAACGATTGAGAATCTCTTAAAGAATTCTGGACTACCAGGGCCAAGAGGCAATTTAGAACTTTTATATTTATTTTCAAAAAAAGCCACAGAAAACGAAGTAGATGAATGTTTTTCCTTCTATAAAGATGATTTGCATAATTCTCCAGAAGAATTTGTTGTAATGTGTGGGATAGTTGGGTATTGCATTTTAAACAAAGATAATATTAAAAAGACGTTAAAAACGATAAAAAAATATGCGTCTCATAGTAGCTGGAGAATTAGAGAAGCAGTTGCTATTGGTATCCAAGAAATTACAGAAAACAATACGACTGAGATAATTAATAATCTTGAAAAATGGACGGATGGCAATGACTTAGAAAAGCGTGCTGTTGTTGCAGCTTTATGTGAGCCAAAGCTTTTAAAGGAAAAATCATTTATTATTGAATTATTTAAAATTCTTAATAAGATTACGATGAGTTTTAATAAGATCGATGGAAAACTTTCTGAAAACCAAAATTCTTTACGAAAAACGCTTGGATATGGATGGAGCGTTGCGATTGTTTCTCTACCAGACGAAGGCAAAGTAGCTTTCGAGAAAATCGCAAGATGTAATAATAAACATATTAAATGGATTGTGAAAGAAAATTTGAAAAAGAAGAGATTAACTGTATTGGATAAAAAATGGGTTGAGAAGTTGCTTGCCACCTTCGTCTAATGGCGCATTTATGGTTCAACTCCCGTTGGTCGCTTCGATCTTAGCCACATTTTCATCTCCGGGAGTACCCTCTGGCAAAACGTCGCTTACCCCACAAACATTAGAAGAAACGGCAGCGGAAAAGAGAAAATAATTATGAATGAAAAATATAAACAAATAATCGTTATGGGATGCTCTGCAAGTTATTCTTTAAGTGACGATGCATGGCAAATGGCAGACAAAGGTGATGCTCAAATCAGATTGGAAGAAGAAAATATCTCCCTTCCTCCAAAGTTTGCTGATCCGTTATTTTTATCTCGAAAAGATATTCTTGAAAATTTTGAAAATGTCCATAAAATTCATCTTACCCTTGCTTAAAAAGAAATTAACACAATCTTTAATCTTGGCTATAAATAAGAAGATTTCTTGAGTTTGCTCATGTTTGCGCAATTGAAATACTTTTGAAAGATATGATGATGCATGAAACGCTAAAAAAATACGGAGGAGAAGCAGAATTTGTTTTTCAAAAATGAGCAAAGAATTTGACGGGTGCTTCTAAAGGCCTAAACATTCTTAATACTGCTATAAATAAAATATTTACCACATTTATTGTTTTTTTTTGTTATATTAATATAATGAAACCCTATTTGATGCTATAATTGAAGTAACTTAAAATTTATGCAATAAACGAGGTAAACCAATGCCTAATCAGATGCCTGAGAATTTAAAGAATATTAAAGATATACTGGATTTAGATGAGGAATTACATAAAGTATCGCCTGAAGCTGAACCTGTTGGTGGCAAGGCTGGTGTAAGGTCCAGGCGAGGTGATATTAATTTTCAGTTAAAACCTGAGGAACTGGAAAGCTACTTAAATAAATATATTGTTGGTCAGGAAGAAGCAATAGAGATTATTGCTACAAAAATATGTACCCATTTTAACCGCATGCACTTAGAACAGGAATTACCTGAAGATGAGAAGATAGTTGGCAATATTAAAAGCAACATGTTGCTCATTGGCCCTACTGGTGTGGGGAAAACATATATTATTAAATTGATAGCAAAAAAGATTGGTGTTCCGTTTGTAAAGGCCGATGCAACTAAATTCAGTGAAACGGGGTATGTGGGTGGTGATGTTGAGGATCTGGTACGAGAATTAGTACACGAAGCTGATGGTGATATAGCTAAGGCAGAATATGGGATAATCTACTTAGATGAAATTGATAAAATAGCTTCTAGTGGTACTGTGTATGGACCGGATGTATCTCGTGCGGGAGTTCAGCGCAACCTTTTAAAACTTATGGAAGAAGCAGATGTTGACCTTAAAACACCCCATGACTTAGCATCACAGGTTGAAGCTGCAATGGAGGCACAGCGTACAGGAAAGGTAACCCGCAAAAAGATCAATACCAAGAATATTCTGTTTATTGTTTCCGGTGCATTTGGGGGCCTGGAGGACATTATTAATAAACGCTTAAATAAGCAAGCTATTGGTTTTGATAAATCACAGGTGAGGCGCGAGGATAGGCAGAGTGTCCTTAAAATGGTAAAAACACAGGACCTTATTGAATATGGTTTTGAATCAGAATTTGTTGGGCGTTTGCCTGTTACAGTTGTGCTCAATGATCTGGACCAGGAAGGTTTGTACAAGATTTTGAAGAACAAATACAGTACTGTTGTACTGGGCAAAAAGCTAGATTTCAGGGCTTACGGTATAGACCTTGAATTTACCGATGAAGCATTACGGATGCTTGCATCCAAAGCTTATAAAGAGCGTACAGGAGCCCGCGGGCTGTTGAGTGTATTTGAAAAAACGCTGATTAAATTTGAAAAAACACTCCCATCCACTGATATAAAAAAGCTTACTGTAGACAGGGAAGTAGTTGAACACCCTGAAGAAGTATTAAAGCGAATACTGTTGAGTGATAACATTCGCAAATTCCAGAAAGAATTTTTAATAAAGCATGGTATAGTGATGGAATTTGAGGATGAAGCATTACAGATTATACAGGAAAAGGCCCGTGCAGCTGGGATGAGTATAAAACAGTATTGTGATGATTTATTCCATGATTATCCTTATGGGATTAAATTAATGAATCTTGAAAGATTTATAATTACAAAAGCTGCCGTTGAAGACCCTCAAGGGTATATTGATGAATATATCCGTAATTATTACAGCCAGAAAAAATAGGTTATTCTATTATAGATTTTATTAGTTGACATTTATTAAAATGTTCATATATACTACCTTCATAAAGGCTGGTAGGCTTTGTATATAGTGAGGGAACAATGGCTACAACTGAAGACAGAAAGAAAAAATCAAAGAAAAAATCTACTCTTTTTGATAAGGTTTTTACACTCATTATTCAGTATAAAGAAACATCTCTTTTTAGATGGGTGTATAATCATCCTGGTATTGCTATGAGCCTTGTGGCACTCTGGGGTATCATTATTGTTGTTATGTTCATGTGGTTTGTTATTTCTCTGGCTACCCCTTGATGTACTGATAATCTTTAGCAACTAATTTTACCTGCGCACTGAGGTTTGATATGTAAGCATTCCTTTCCTGATGAATTGTTCCTTTTTTGTCATATTCTTCCCTGGTTATTAACTCAATTGCCTGTTCAATATCTCCATTAACTTTATCAAGGTAATCTAATAGTAATTTTTTGTATTTCTCAGTTGCTTTTAATGATGCGGTAAAAAAAGATACTACGTCATCTTCGGTATAAACAAAACCATGGGCCATACAAAGAATCTTTACTTCAAGGGATGCCATTTTTTCCAGTGAAGAATAATACTCTTCATATGATGATAAAAATTCAACCTGAACATCCTGTCCATTCATTCCCTGAGGAACACCCACAGCTTCACCAGGGCATAACATTTTGATTTGGGGGAAATAATACGCCAAGGAATCACGAGTATGTCCTGGTACTTCATACACAATGCAGGTAAGATCTCCAAGATCAATAGTATCACCATCTTTCACAGGTAAGGTTATATCAAAACTGGAAAGTGAAACATCCTCCTGGCCTGTTATATCTGCAAATAACGGTTTTTGGATGTTGCTTAAGTGAGTCATAAAATCAATAACTGACTGTTTTGCAAGTAGTTGCTGAATGCGATCTGCACCTACTATGGTTAATCCGGGAATTTTTTTTAAAAGATATGGAATAGCTCCCAGATGGTCGTAGTGTGAATGGGTTATTGCTGCATAATTGAGTTTTTGCGGATTACCCAGAATAGTTGAAAGATCAGTATAATATTTTGGGGCTAAAAGATTAATACCTGCATCTATCATCATAATCTTGTTATGTCCCTTAATAATATAAGCTGGATAGCCTATATGCCCTATAACCTGACAATAATCGTTAATTGTTCCCTGTGCAAGTAATTTCATAATAACCTCGTATACAATAAGGTTTATACTATGAGCTATCGCCCATGAATTAAAAACAATTCATTTATAAAAAAAATACTGCATGATTATTGCTACAAGATAATAACCTTAAAATTTTTCAATAACATTTGGTATATTCAGATTTTTTTATTATATTGCGTAATGATAATTATTTTTTGTATAATAATGATAACAAAGCTACATTGTTTTAAAATAAGGAATATATATATGGGTGGTTTTACAATAAAAAGGAACGGATTATTGTTACTACTGTTGCTTTTATGGCCGTTGAGCATCTCCGGTTATGAGGTTAATATTGCAAACGTCCGACCAAACTTGATGAATATTAGAACCACTAATGGGAAGTTGTATGCGTATATAGTTTTACTGTTTAATGAAAATCCGCATTTTGTCAATTTAATACAGGCTGATAGTATACCTGTAAGGCTTATGCAGACACCTGGCTTTAATGTTATGCAGTATGAAGCGTATATTAGAACACTTCAGGATGCACCCTTGAAAGGACTGGCACAGCAAATTCTCCAAGTGTATAAAGAGCCGGATAAAGTAACAGATACTGAATTAGAACAACTGACACAGAAACTGGAATATAGAAATATAGTATTACGTTTTTCAAAGGCCAAGGATGGAAATGGATCAAGATATCTTCTTGACTATTGCATTTTTGGTAAACGAAAGCCGGTAACCATTAATCATCCTCTTTTTAATATTAAGGAAAAAATATTTAATATCCAGCCTTTGATTTATTATGATGAATTTTCAACCAGCAATTCAACCTTCTATTTTGACATGATATACATAAATCCTGATGAAGTGTATAATGATTATATTATATCAAAAAGAATAATTGAAGGGAAATCCTGCGAGAATATGTTTTTTGTTGGTGCACATGTAACTGAAGATATAAAGTATTGCATAAAAAAAGCTTTTGCCAGCAAGGAAACTATATTTGATGAAATCTGGAGAATGTTTGAAATACATGAGTTAACCCATAAAATCCTGAATAATTACTATTATTTCTTTGATCAGGTAACAGGCGAAGAGCTTGCATTAAGCAGCACCATTTATTATAACACGTATTTAGGATTGGGAATACTTTACAGCTACTTAGATTACAACACTATTAATCCACATCGCATTGCTGCTACAAATTTCATTAAGTTCTTATCACTGTATACTGCTAATAGTGAGTATATTGAAAAGCCAACACTTATAAAACAAATTCCACTTGAAGATATAAAGAAGATTGCAAAACTTCATTTTGAAACAACTATAAAAAATCTAAAATAATGAAACTTTTAAAAACTGTTTTTTAGAAGTACCCATAAACTTTAATTGCGTAACCTGATAGGGTTCTGCAGAGTCATTTTGTCTATGGAAAACCCTTTTTTACCAGTGTAAGCGTTGGAATATTCCAGCACAGTACTTAATTGATGTGCAGTAATATGTTCTTGTTGGGTAAACAGTTCTTCAAGCTGTTTCCATATGAGCACAGTTTTATCCCTTGCAACCCTGAACAGGTCATCTACAGATTCATAATGCAGTCCCGGCTCTCCGGTGGGGGTAAACCATCGTTCACGATGAAGATTCAATATGTGTCGGTTAATTCTCCTCCCATCGGGGTATCGTACCAGAAAATCGCTGTAGAATCTTTTTTCTAGAAAGCGAAGTAGCTTAACTAACTGTGGACTGTTATTTTTTTTAATCATGTACACAAAAGGCACACATTTTACAGCAATGTCAAACATGTCAAGGGGTGTGTAAGGAAATAATGGTGTAGTTATTTTCAGGGAAGTATTGGTATGGGCGATAGCTCCTGCAATTAAATCCTTGATGGCTTTATACTGAACAGAACCTTTTACTGGAAGCATTACGTACAGATTATAGTCAAATGGCTCAGAATTAAAAAAATATGCCATATACTGGTCAATAGTATATTCAAAAAGAAGATGCTGATTTCTATAGAGGGATATTCTATTGTCTTTGAATGTGGGAAAACCAGACCAGTAAAACACAAATGGATGAAACAGCGCATCGACCACCCAGTGTGAAACATATCCATAGAAAAAACCTTTTTGATAATACATCCATTCGCTTGGTTCATGTGATGAATGCTTTACAATGGTAGAAAACATATAATGAATGATTGGCATGCCGTCATCGGAATGTAACAGGTGTTTTATAGAATTCCCAAAAAATATATCTCTTTTACCAGGGATATAATCAAAAAGGTTTGGAACAAGTAGTCCTGCCATGGCAGATGAAGTAAAAAGGGGATTGGTAAATTGTATATCCAAAAGATGTGTTGCGTAATTGGGATGCTTTTGCTTTTTTAATGACTTAACAGATTCAAAAAAAATTCTTTGATGGGTTATTAATCCGGGCATAGGTCTACATGTCTGGGGGATTTAAAAAATCCCCCAGATACAGTGTTATCGTTTATGGCATTGAGTACATAGTGTTGGGGCTTTACCACCTTTTGTCCGGTGGCATCCTAAACATTTACTATGAATGGCATTATATCCTTTATTCTGTG
This genomic interval from Spirochaetota bacterium contains the following:
- a CDS encoding AAA family ATPase, which gives rise to MPNQMPENLKNIKDILDLDEELHKVSPEAEPVGGKAGVRSRRGDINFQLKPEELESYLNKYIVGQEEAIEIIATKICTHFNRMHLEQELPEDEKIVGNIKSNMLLIGPTGVGKTYIIKLIAKKIGVPFVKADATKFSETGYVGGDVEDLVRELVHEADGDIAKAEYGIIYLDEIDKIASSGTVYGPDVSRAGVQRNLLKLMEEADVDLKTPHDLASQVEAAMEAQRTGKVTRKKINTKNILFIVSGAFGGLEDIINKRLNKQAIGFDKSQVRREDRQSVLKMVKTQDLIEYGFESEFVGRLPVTVVLNDLDQEGLYKILKNKYSTVVLGKKLDFRAYGIDLEFTDEALRMLASKAYKERTGARGLLSVFEKTLIKFEKTLPSTDIKKLTVDREVVEHPEEVLKRILLSDNIRKFQKEFLIKHGIVMEFEDEALQIIQEKARAAGMSIKQYCDDLFHDYPYGIKLMNLERFIITKAAVEDPQGYIDEYIRNYYSQKK
- a CDS encoding MBL fold metallo-hydrolase, which translates into the protein MKLLAQGTINDYCQVIGHIGYPAYIIKGHNKIMMIDAGINLLAPKYYTDLSTILGNPQKLNYAAITHSHYDHLGAIPYLLKKIPGLTIVGADRIQQLLAKQSVIDFMTHLSNIQKPLFADITGQEDVSLSSFDITLPVKDGDTIDLGDLTCIVYEVPGHTRDSLAYYFPQIKMLCPGEAVGVPQGMNGQDVQVEFLSSYEEYYSSLEKMASLEVKILCMAHGFVYTEDDVVSFFTASLKATEKYKKLLLDYLDKVNGDIEQAIELITREEYDKKGTIHQERNAYISNLSAQVKLVAKDYQYIKG